GTGTAGACAAAATACTCTGTATAGATGATGTATGCTTGTCTTCTAAATCATACGTTCTATGTTTTAATACAATTAAATACACAAGGATACATCAAACCGGTCTATTTGAGTTCAAGCAATCCAAGTGTAGCaagtataaaaaaaaaaccgtaAGGTACATACACGTATGTAGAATATGTTTGTAATCGTGGGGGACCTCGGAAGCTCGGACCAACTTTCTTCTCCAATATGTTGACATCTCAGATTATTTCCTCGTGACTACAATTCTCATCGCCATGCGGTTCCTACAAACCATTCTCGGCGCTGTATCGCTCCTAATCTCTGTCACCAATGCCTCCCTCTCGACTGATATCCTGTACTGGCCCTTGGGATCGCCACAACCGTCCGTCCTAGCACGCGTCTCCTACGACCCAGCCTCATTGAAAGCGGATGTGGTCTCATATCACCCCCCAAGGGAAAACCAGAGCGATAGTCTGGTTCGTGTCGGTGTCTACACTTCAAGTTCCACAGACAAAAAGCAATGGGTTGGCAGTCTCGTGTCGTTGTCCTCTTTAAGTGCGAGTGAGCAGCCAACATTTCGCCTTCACCTCGGTCCAGCCAACGAAGTCTACACTGTCTCCCTGTCTGTATCGTCTACCAGTGCCCAGAGCTCAACATCTGGCCCTCGAATTGATCTCGTCTCGAATGAATCCGGGACGCAGCCTCGCCTGAACAGGCCAGTGGTTGTTGGGCCTGATGGTCAAACCCCAGAGCAACCCGAAGAAAAATCTCTTTTCCAGAAGTAGGTCGCAGATGGGCCTGTGTCGTTTCTTTCGTATGCTAATTGACAATTCAGGTATTGGTGGGTTCTTCTGATCATCACTTTCATCAGCATGTCCGGGGGTGGCGGAGAATGACATATGACTTTCGACATTTCATCTTATTACCTATTTCGAAATAATTCTTGGGTGAAACTATGCTTATTGGTCCTTTACTCTCTTGAACACGCCTCGTGTAATTGCGTGGACACAAAATACCAGCCAGAAGTCAATCCGAAGCAACTTATCTTTACACTTTCGGCTGGAGTTAACCAAGTCTAGGAATTGGTATATTCTTGCATATTCCATCTGTAGTTGGCGTACCTGCAGGAACGCACATATATACTAGTATGTACATGCTATCGGATGTTGTTGTGTATTTAGCCACAAGGCGGAGAGCACCGACAAATACCTTGGGCAGAAGAAGCATGAACTTCGTGTAGACGCAGACACAAAGCCGAAAACGCCTGATGATACCTTAAAGAAATTGATCTTGTCATCTTTCTAGTCTTTTCCCTCTTAACCACTTTCACTCTTTCTGCCTGGTACATCACACAAAAATTAGCGTTGCTACCTAGACCCACGAGGCAGCAAAAAGTCTGTGCACCGGCCTTCACAAAGTTCTATAAATCTGGGTCAGGCCCCTATATCTACTCTAGCATAGAATTCCACGTCAAATATGCTACTTCAACTTCCCACAGAGCTGATACAGCTGGTTCTTCGGAACTGCGATACACCAGCCTACTTCCAGGCAGCCTTTTCAAGCCGTAGGCTTTATGAGATCGCTTCCGGCAGCCGAGAAGTCATCATTCATCAGCTACAAGATACTCCTGGCTGGAACGATGGAATTGATGTGCATCAGACTAGGCATCTGTTTGGCGAGTTAATGAGACGGTCCTCTGAACACTTAGGTGGCGCAGAACATTCCGCCAATCCCACCTATGAGTATCAAAATCGTGTGATTGATTACCATGCATCGACAATCGAGGCATCAGAAAATGGCATTCGAGCTTTGCTTGTCTTCAAAGGCCACAGCACCGTGCTTCTGGTTAATAGGAGCGATGGGGATCGAACTGAAGTCCAATTAAAATCTCCAGGACAAGATATCGGGGAGGTCGAGATCATCCAGACTGCCTTTGATGGATACCATGGAGTCTACGTGCTGCACCGATTCAAACCATTTTTAGACCAAGATCTGGATACAGACCACCCTTTTGTTAAACACGCGCTAGAGTCATGCCCCAACGGGAGTATCCACCTGGCCTACCATCACTTGAATCTCCGGGCAAACACCATTCGAATGTATGACTTTCCCGAATCCCGAGATTATAGGCCACTGGCTTTTTCCGTTGCCAACGGCAAATTTGCTGTATCATGGCAAAGCATGCTCGACCCCTTCGATCACGAGGTCGTTCTTTATGCTCAGCTCTACGACGAGAATGATGACGATTATGTTGATGGTGACGAATATGAAAATGAGGATGGTCTGAGTGAACGTGTTATGGAAGAAGGCAAGGAAGACAATCCCTGTAAAATAATTCGTTCGTTTCGTCATAATGTCAGTATTGGAGCTGGTTTCTGACATCTCTAGATGCCACTTTGGAGGCTTACGTTTTGACAAGCTCCAACGATCAAGACCCAGATGTCCGTTTTTCTCGGAGAGCAGGTCCCGCGATGAGGTTGACATTCAATGATCGAGGCTTTCAGCTGCTCTACCACTACCGAGCTCAAACCATCTACGGTGCCTTTCAAAGACTTGATCGCCTCCCTAGCCCTCCAGGCGAGCCAAGGCCGCATGTTAACAGGAATGCATGCAACGTGCAATTTTCGCCTTTCCTGTCGCTTCAATTCTCAATTGGGATACCATTCTTCGGCACCCATAAGCTAGGCGATATAAACCAGGGAGAACGGTGTCATTGGCAGTACCTCGCCTTCGGAATTGCCACCCATCGCGTTGAAAAATGGACTGTGGCATGCCTCTTGAAGTCTGAGTCATTTACTGGTCCGCGGTGTACCCATGTTTTGAATCTTGACCGCGGAAGGCGTTTTGACAGCTGGCAGATCATGGCGCAGCTTGGTGGATTTCGGGAAGTAACCACTTCGCATGGATCTCCGGTGGCAACTTCGCGTCGCGGAACTCGTGTTGCTGTCGCTACCTGGAAAACCCTCTACATCTGGGCACTGAATCCTTCAGAATTGATCGAAGACAATATCAACGGCTTTTATCCATCATCGTGGGAATCCTCTACAGGTGCCATCGAGTTGCGACCAGTCATCCTCCAGTTAGAGGCGGTTTGCTCTCAATTGTGTTTCACCGAAAAGGAAGACGAGCTAGTTGCGATCACTGACCGTGGAGTGATGTTCCTGAATATCGGTTATTATGGAAAATAAAACAGCCCGGCAAGAGCCAGGGGCATGGCAACAGTATGTAGCAAATCCGACGAGGAGCTTGGAAGATCCAGAGTTCTACTATTCTGTTGCTAATGAGTGTGGTGGAAGTCATGAGCTTGGCTGATGAGTAGCAATGACACAGCTGCGTTTATGAGCCTTCTACAAGGTAATGGATCATATCTGAGATGAAGCAATTCTCTAAATCTCATCTGGTCAGGACGCTACCATTGTCTCTTGCAAGACTACACAACAACACCCGAGAAAATTAGCTGTGTTCATTTTTTCCCTATCCCCAGAGCAACCCGGAACACCAGAAAATGCAAAAGCACTGGCTGTATGACATTGTACATAGATCGAAAGAAAACCATGGCCCTGAGAATAATGCAAGGCCAGAAAGGGGTATCCCAGGGTCGTCATCATagcaagagaaaagaaaaagaaaggaaagaagagcCTAGTCCAAGTTCTTGTTCTAGTTCATCTCAGAAGCGAGCCATTCGAGCACGCTCTCATAACAGAGTGCATACTGACTCAGGTTCTGTACCATGCTCGGTCTTTGTCTCCGGAAATCCTCAACCGTCTTTGCAATTAGGTCAAGATTGAAATCCCCCATCCACTCGGACGATCCGATGGGATTGTGATCCAGGCCTCCACCACCGGCAGCCTGCGCACGTTGCCGTTTCAACATGTCCAAGACACTGTCGACAGTGCAGAAGGTTCCCGTACGCCCACAGCCCGCACTGCAATGCACCAGTACTGGTCGCTGACCCTTCGGTTCTGCTTGCTGGCTACTAAAGCTGGAGTTGCTGGTGGCACGAATGACCTTGTTACATTGCTCAATCAGATAGAGAAGATGAGTAGGCTGTGATGTTGTCCCGAAATCAGGCCAGTAAGGGTAATGAAGCTGAGTGATATCCCGAAGCGGCTCGAAGGGGAAAGACGTATGGCAGATACTGAAGTTTCGCACGGTAATGGATGGATTTTCGTTTGTGCCATCATGTCGTTCGGTCGATGTCTGAAAACTGCCAACCGTGGGATCGACAGATCCACCCTTGGATTCAATATAGATGTGCTTTTCCGAATAGGCCTTGACCTCAAATGGTCCATATTTTCCAGATTCCCAGTATCGGTGGCATTTTACCTGTCCTCGTTCAACCTCTGCAGTGAGAGAAACAAGAAGTCTAACGTCTTGCTCCCACACCACACGCCAAAAGTCCTGCATATTGTGAGTAACGTAATAACAAGCATTGCGAGGGACTGCCACTCACATCAAATGTATCAGGAACGGGAGCCTGAGTGGCAATGTATTTCCGATTGGTAAATTCGGCGGAAATATGATTCGCATTAACATAATCACAGGCCCCAGATGGAATTCCCTCGAGTCGGACGCGGGAATGATCGAATGGGTAAATATCATTGTAACGATTCTTCGTGCCTTTTTCTATCCCCGCAACGCGGTATTTCTTAGGGCTACTATTGGTGTCAGCCAAAGGTCCTTCATAAGTTAAAGCCTGTTTCATGCGTTCCAATTCTGTTTTCTCCAAAGCCAGGAACTTTTTCGAGACAATGTGCCCTTGGTCCTTGGTATCGGAAGCGCCCCGCAGCCAGGAAGGGAGTTGTTGTCGCTTCGCTTCGGTCAATTGCTCGGGCTGTCTCAGAGGAATTTGGCCCACGCCTCCGAGGAGATCCATGTTCTGTCGAATATTTGCAAAGAATGGATTGACGGCAGAAGATGATTCTGGTAGGGCGCAGCCACCCACGACAGGAGCGACAGATTGTAGATCGATTCTCATGGGAGAGGGACGTTTAGAGGATAGTTCGGCCGTCTGCATTTGTAGTTGCTGGATAAGATGTGGAAATCGAGCCGAGAAACCACGAAATCCGCTTTTTAAAATCAATCCATCTCCCTTCCAGTCTTCAGCTTGGAATTTATTGAGAAGATTCAGAAGAGGTGCAGCATCCTTCAAATCCGCTGCGGCAGAATCGTAGACAATGATCACGTCACACTTTCTCCAACGAACGAAATTCTGTTTGTCGGCGTCATCCGTGAATGTACCCTCTAATTTCTGAGTATCAAATGATCGGCGCTTGAGTAGGGTAGTGGGGATGCATAAATTGAGCGATCCTTTGATATTGGCCTGTCTGAAATGAGCAAACGGACGAACATCAAATAGCATGGTGTTTGACTGAGATGATTCAAGAAGTTCAGCGCAGCGCTCGGCTGATACCCAGGGAAACAAAGCGGAAGTGGCCCCTTGAAGAAGCAATATTAGCATCTTTTATAATTTGTGGAAGATAGACAGTGGAACACATCAGTGAGTTATATGATCAGagatagaagaaaaaagaaagatcgCTTAAAGAGTTGTCATACATACCTTGTGGAGTGGGCGCTAAGTTCTTGGCGGCTGGAAGCCTCAATTCGCTGGGTTGCACAAATGAAAAGTTTCCCAGCGGATGTGAAGGTGAGGGCTTTGACCATGAGGTCGTatgggaagagaaagatcCATGCAATGCTGATTCTCGGCGGATGCGGCTAGTTTCAGGCTCAGTCTTCAAGAGATTTTTCAATCCCGCTGATACTGATTCTTGGGAAAACACCGGTAATTTAGAACTCGACAGAGGTTGTGGATGGGGTAATATGCCCCAGTTCTTTTGCATGGACAGCCCTGAGTTGGAGATCTGTTGATTGCCGGGGTTTTGCACTGCCATGCCAAAATAATTGGGACTTGATCTTTCTGTAAAATCCGAGCTCGAAATCATGCCTGTGGTTGATGGGGACATGGTAGATTGGAAGGACTGTGTGAAACCACCGTCATGATGACCACCTTGAGCACTTTGTACCCAAGGTGAGGAGGGTGAGCGCCCTGAGCCTGTCATGGCAGGCAGGTTGGCTTCCACGACTCCTGCTCCTGATCTCTCAAAACACGATCAGATCGAACCTTCCCTGGCAATCACAACCGCAGCTGTGTATCAGATAGTCACAAACGGGTTCTCAAGGATCAGACTGACAAGTGCCCCAAGCTCTCGGACCAAGGTATCAGGGTCTTCGAAGACCTAGGACGGTGGCAGAATCGCAGGTCATAAATGGCATCCAATACACAAAGGCAAAAACGATGCTGTCTCTCAAATGAGAGTGTCGAAGAGAAGCGTAGGCAAAACTTCAGATGGAAGGACCTCGAGATATACGCAACTGACGTAGCGAGAGACAAAGAGGGGCAACAAGAAGTGAATAGACCAGGGCCCAGCCAAAGAGGAAAACCGGTGGCCAATGGAATGAAAAATGCCAAATAGTGGGGGATGAACAGGTCTGATATCAGAGAGGGGCACTTGTGTTATTGCATGATTAATAATCGACTGAAACTAGCCCTGGGAGCACTGAGTTGAAGGTAAATGGGTGAAGAAGAAATTTGGGGGCTTCGAGAAGAAAAGGTATGACGTTGTTGTGTGGGGGATCACGGGTTCAACTTTAGTTCTGACGTaggtgctttttttttctatatCTCAATAAATGTAAATGTAAATATATATCCAGGGTATTCAGATAGACGTCCATCATGCATCTACCTCCAAGAAAATAATCAACATGTTGTAGACCCGGATCTATGAGAATACATAGTTGTCAAACACTACGTACAGAGAACCCAACTGGTAAAGTCTCCAACTAGCTGGGCTCCGGGAGCTACATATAAAACTGACTAAGCTTTGAGTGATGACCTcctccaaccttggaaggttcCAATTTAGATTAACATGGATCGATGTATCCATTTATCAACACACGCATCGATGAGCTCGGAATTTAATTATGGACTTGTCTTTAGGTCATTTATTAACAGTGACCTCATCCCAGTCCCGGTGAGTAGTGAGTCTCCAAGAGACCCAACCATGGAGCGGTTCCACTCATGCAAGTTTCACGTCAATATGACAAGCGAAAAACAAAGAGGCGACAGATTCGGGAGGGGAAAGAGAGATCCATGGACTTATTTCACCAATTTCACGGTCAATTGCCCAGCGTATAGGACTTGGGAAGCGGAAAGATTGCATCCTGTGTACAACTTTTGAGAGGCCGAGAGAGTGAGCGAGACCAATTCCAATGGCTGCACCTAAGTATGGATACTGGTGCAGAGCATACGTTGTATACGAAGGCCAGCCAGATAATTGAGTGGAtgcacccccccccccccccccccccccccgcgaTCTCCTCCTTCATCTTCACACAGCAGTGTACGGTAATGTACATAAATGTACATAGGAATGAGCTCATACGCTAGGTGAGGTCATGAGGAAAATGTGCTTTCGTCGCGTTTGACTATACCAGAAGCATTCGGGTATCTGAATTCAAAGCGTTACAGTCTTCCATCCGGTTCACCTTTGAATCGCTCTACTCGCTTCTGCTCCCATTGGTCGAGATCTTTTGCCATGAGCCTCTGTAAGCGTCCATATTAATTAGTATTCAGTTTAAATATCAGGCAAAAATTCAAGATCAATTAACAATACATACGTAGTATTCCTCCTTTTCGTCGCCTACAATCCTCCTCCGCGGGTTGCGTTTGATACCCTCTTCCCCGTCGGGACCCTTGAGTCCGAGGTCAAATGCTTCGTCTTGACTGAGCTGCTTGACTTTGCGATCATACCGCTCATATCGCAAGGCAGCAGCAGGTGTCAAAGCAAATGACCCAGCTACAATAACGGCCATAAATGGAAGTCCGAAGAGAATGAAAGGGTGTCTAGCCAATCGTGCCCGGTAAAAAGCACCGAGCCGTTCACCGAGGGACGATGATTCTGTAGCTGCTCGACGAAAGGTTTTGGATTGAAACACAGGCATTTTCGCGTATCAATGTATTGAACGTTATTATTGATTGAAAGACTGAACGGAAGGTTTAAATGGGATCAATGATTTCGGGCCATTGAGAAACAAAGCAACAAGAGGACTTCGGGCCATCGGTCAATTAATGATCCGGAATATGAGGTTGAATTGTTTAGACGGGAACAGCCTCTTCAATTGGCTTTTGACACCTATTGACTCTTAATCGCCGGGCCATTATTTTACCGCCATAAAGGTAGAGCTCCGCTGAAGCTCCGTTCTTTGCTATCCGAAGACTGGAAAAAATCCACTGTCGTTCTTTGCCGTTACAGAGCTCTCAGTGTGCAGTTTTCTTGACCTTTGATCAGCACCTGTTTGCTTAATTGTCAGTTCGAATTGAACTAATTTGGAGAATATTTTCGCTGAAATCGTACCtagcttttctttttttttgggttttccAAAGTTTTCGAACCCACCAGCCCTCCATGGCTTCCAACACCGGTTCTCTCTTCGGAGGGGGTGCTCTTGGAGCCTCGACATCCCCACAGTTGAACAGCCTCTTTGGCGCAAACAATTCGACCACAAGTCCTTTCGCAAAATTTTCTGCTACAGGTGCACAAGGCGCGCAAACACCGTCTCTGTTCGGAGGTCAATCTCAGGCCCAGCAACAGCCCGCTCAAGCCCCAACCTTCGGCCAGACTCAACAAGCTAGCAACCCGCAGACCCAAGGACAACCTCCAAGTCAGTCAACACAACCTGCATTTTTCAACAGTCTATTAGAGCGTGGAAAAAAGCGACCATTGTCATCGGTTATTCAGAACAACAACTTCGAAGACGTGCCCAGTCTCCAGTTAGGCCTGGACGACATCCGAAGGAAGGCGCGAGAGCTAGGCTCCGCGGGACAAAAGGATACCTCAAACGGCAAGAACACCAAAGCGTGAGTTTCACCTCCACCACCTTGTCACACCATTCTTGTTATTGACCTTGGCTAACCTTGCCATATTATCAATAGTCATTATCTTCTTGCAGCTTCCGGCATATCCCCCGGGCAAGCATTGCGCGACCTCAAATCCATGGATCCTCAGGCATCTCTGGCGGCCCCGGTGAGGGAACTGGACCAATTTGACCCAGACAATCAAAGATTTTTGCGGAATATCCAGCAACGTGGCCGACAAGTCATGATCGCAGAGGGTCTCACCAGAGCTCAGCGGGACTTCGATGCTTTTCTAGAGGAGAAGGTGGACATGGATTGGGAAGACCAGCGTGAAAAAATATTCCACCACTTCGGATTATCGCAGAAAGACGCTACCGGCGCTGGAGGGCTGAAATCTACCACGAGGGGTGCCTTTGGGCGGACGGCAAGACAGTCTAAGCAAACCGGAGCTGCCCCAGCCAACGGACCCTCAACCGTATCCCGCAGAAGCGTATACGGGCGTTCCGGCCTCGAGAAGTCGGTGATTGGCACACCTGGGGCCGGCTTGGCAAGCCGTCAAATATTTGAAGACCCAGTAGAGCGAAATGTAGGAACTGCGGCCCACTCACCTGATTTCAGGTTCCAACGGGAAAAGATGGGTCACTACGCCGAGAAGGTTCAACAATTAAACCTCGCCAGACTTCAGGGAAAATGTTACCCCATACTCGACGAGTTTTCATATGTTGAAGTACAAGCCGGTGGTGATGTAAGTTTCAAGCTCTCCCGCGACATAGATGTTCGAGCAGCTAATTATTTTTTAGGTACCTCGGCAACTCTTCAATGCATACCAAGCCTTGATAAGAATTGTCCACGAAAAGCCAAACATCATGAACACATCGGAGCCCGGAGCAGTGAAGGAGCGACAGTATGCCGAAGATTACCTTGAAGAATCGTCTAAATCTCTCAAATCAATTGAACTGAAGAAGCAAATTCTTGAAGGCTCCAGGGGTTTCCTCGAGAGCACATTCTTCGACGAAGTTGAAACCGCCATTGCCAAAAACCCCCGGGAAGCACAATTGGGAGGAATTCCGACCGTGGTCAACAAGATTCGCGCCTATATCCGTCTTCAAGCCGCAAGGAAGGATCTGGCACCTGACGGGACTGAGCTCCAAATGGTGAACCAAGACTACTGCTGGATTCTCATCTTCTACCTTCTTCGATGTGGTTTTGTGACTGAGGCAGCTGAATATGTTAGTCGGGACAGCGGGTTCCGGTCTTTAGATCACAAATTTGTGACCTACATGACAACCTACGCACAGAGCAGGAGACTGCCCCGGGACTTGCAGCAAAAGATCAACGGCGAGTTTCAGCAACGCTCACGGAACGCACCTGAAAACACTGTCGATCCTTACCGAATGGCATGTTACAAGATCATTGGTCGCTGTGATCTCTCGCGTCGTCGCTTGGATGGTGTAAAGCAGACCGTCGAGGACTGGATGTGGCTACAATTCAGCCTTGCAAGAGAGGACGATCGCGCTGAAGAGGTTGCAGGTGACGTCTTTGGTCTAGAGGATATTCAGACCGACATTCAGGAAATTGGCCAACGTGTCTTCACCAAGGGCAACGAGGGACCCGGTGGCTATGGAACTTACTTCCTGCTGCAGATATTGGGAGGAATGTTTGAGCAGGCTGTGCATTACCTCGGCACCTATGCTCCAGTCACTGCCGTTCATTTCGCCATCGCCCTGTCCTATTATGGCCTCTTACGTGTGTCCGACTTCTACACCTCTGGTGAAGAAATTCGTAAGCTTGTCTTCTGCCATGACGTTATGACCTTGCTAACATCAAAATTCCTTGCTGTGTATAGTCTCCTTTACCGTCAAGCAATATCCCCAGATCAATTTCGGATATCTTTTGACCCAGTACACCCGAGAATTCCGCACTGGATTTGTTGAAGCTGCCATCGATTACTTCACGCTGATCTGCCTCAACGCAGATCTTCCAGGTGCTCTGGGCAAGTCTCAAGCATCAGTCTGCCACGAGGCCCTGCGAGAGTTCATTCTAGAGACCAGGGACTTCGCCAAATTGCTAGGCGATATTCGGGCGGACGGAACACGCTTCAAGGGAGCCATAGAGCAACGTCTCGATTTGATCAAATTGGTCGACCAGCAAGAATTCTTGAAGACCATTACGGTTCAAGCTGCTGCCGTGGCGGATGATAAGGGGTTAATCACGGATGCTGTGCTTCTTTACCACTTGGCAGAGAACTATGACCGTGTCATTGACATTATCAACCGTGCATTGTCAGATGCGATCGCGATTGAGCTAGGCGGTGCCATGCCGAAGCTGCAACCCTTGCGCCCAAGGGTCGACCAAAATCAAGATGAGCCAGAGGCGTTGGAAGCCGGAAGCAGCCTCAGTTTGACTGCTGTGGATGATCCAGGCATGCTTGCCAAGAACATGATCAGTCTTTACGATTCGGACATAATGTATTATGGACAAATCCGACAAGTCAACCGCGATGCTTGTGGGTTGCTGCTGCGTATGTTGGAAGCTAAGACCCAGGTTGAAGCCGGCAGATGGGCGCCAGCTCTTGATGTATGTGTCTCTAACCCGTGGTTTTTACTTGATGGTTGAAGTACT
The nucleotide sequence above comes from Penicillium digitatum chromosome 1, complete sequence. Encoded proteins:
- a CDS encoding Nuclear pore protein (Nic96), putative, coding for MSTCLLNSFLFFWVFQSFRTHQPSMASNTGSLFGGGALGASTSPQLNSLFGANNSTTSPFAKFSATGAQGAQTPSLFGGQSQAQQQPAQAPTFGQTQQASNPQTQGQPPSQSTQPAFFNSLLERGKKRPLSSVIQNNNFEDVPSLQLGLDDIRRKARELGSAGQKDTSNGKNTKAHYLLAASGISPGQALRDLKSMDPQASLAAPVRELDQFDPDNQRFLRNIQQRGRQVMIAEGLTRAQRDFDAFLEEKVDMDWEDQREKIFHHFGLSQKDATGAGGLKSTTRGAFGRTARQSKQTGAAPANGPSTVSRRSVYGRSGLEKSVIGTPGAGLASRQIFEDPVERNVGTAAHSPDFRFQREKMGHYAEKVQQLNLARLQGKCYPILDEFSYVEVQAGGDVPRQLFNAYQALIRIVHEKPNIMNTSEPGAVKERQYAEDYLEESSKSLKSIELKKQILEGSRGFLESTFFDEVETAIAKNPREAQLGGIPTVVNKIRAYIRLQAARKDLAPDGTELQMVNQDYCWILIFYLLRCGFVTEAAEYVSRDSGFRSLDHKFVTYMTTYAQSRRLPRDLQQKINGEFQQRSRNAPENTVDPYRMACYKIIGRCDLSRRRLDGVKQTVEDWMWLQFSLAREDDRAEEVAGDVFGLEDIQTDIQEIGQRVFTKGNEGPGGYGTYFLLQILGGMFEQAVHYLGTYAPVTAVHFAIALSYYGLLRVSDFYTSGEEILSFTVKQYPQINFGYLLTQYTREFRTGFVEAAIDYFTLICLNADLPGALGKSQASVCHEALREFILETRDFAKLLGDIRADGTRFKGAIEQRLDLIKLVDQQEFLKTITVQAAAVADDKGLITDAVLLYHLAENYDRVIDIINRALSDAIAIELGGAMPKLQPLRPRVDQNQDEPEALEAGSSLSLTAVDDPGMLAKNMISLYDSDIMYYGQIRQVNRDACGLLLRMLEAKTQVEAGRWAPALDAINALGILPLQAQGSVSYIRSTAQAFSALPPIISRNVGPVIMWSITCIGYERQKRTFGMYDSEVRQGLADTLLVMAKDLMIFSGMVKYKLPPRVYETLARAGADIGAY
- a CDS encoding Cyclin-like F-box; amino-acid sequence: MLLQLPTELIQLVLRNCDTPAYFQAAFSSRRLYEIASGSREVIIHQLQDTPGWNDGIDVHQTRHLFGELMRRSSEHLGGAEHSANPTYEYQNRVIDYHASTIEASENGIRALLVFKGHSTVLLVNRSDGDRTEVQLKSPGQDIGEVEIIQTAFDGYHGVYVLHRFKPFLDQDLDTDHPFVKHALESCPNGSIHLAYHHLNLRANTIRMYDFPESRDYRPLAFSVANGKFAVSWQSMLDPFDHEVVLYAQLYDENDDDYVDGDEYENEDGLSERVMEEGKEDNPCKIIHATLEAYVLTSSNDQDPDVRFSRRAGPAMRLTFNDRGFQLLYHYRAQTIYGAFQRLDRLPSPPGEPRPHVNRNACNVQFSPFLSLQFSIGIPFFGTHKLGDINQGERCHWQYLAFGIATHRVEKWTVACLLKSESFTGPRCTHVLNLDRGRRFDSWQIMAQLGGFREVTTSHGSPVATSRRGTRVAVATWKTLYIWALNPSELIEDNINGFYPSSWESSTGAIELRPVILQLEAPGKSQGHGNIMSLADE
- a CDS encoding Protein-tyrosine phosphatase, receptor/non-receptor type; translation: MTGSGRSPSSPWVQSAQGGHHDGGFTQSFQSTMSPSTTGMISSSDFTERSSPNYFGMAVQNPGNQQISNSGLSMQKNWGILPHPQPLSSSKLPVFSQESVSAGLKNLLKTEPETSRIRRESALHGSFSSHTTSWSKPSPSHPLGNFSFVQPSELRLPAAKNLAPTPQGATSALFPWVSAERCAELLESSQSNTMLFDVRPFAHFRQANIKGSLNLCIPTTLLKRRSFDTQKLEGTFTDDADKQNFVRWRKCDVIIVYDSAAADLKDAAPLLNLLNKFQAEDWKGDGLILKSGFRGFSARFPHLIQQLQMQTAELSSKRPSPMRIDLQSVAPVVGGCALPESSSAVNPFFANIRQNMDLLGGVGQIPLRQPEQLTEAKRQQLPSWLRGASDTKDQGHIVSKKFLALEKTELERMKQALTYEGPLADTNSSPKKYRVAGIEKGTKNRYNDIYPFDHSRVRLEGIPSGACDYVNANHISAEFTNRKYIATQAPVPDTFDDFWRVVWEQDVRLLVSLTAEVERGQVKCHRYWESGKYGPFEVKAYSEKHIYIESKGGSVDPTVGSFQTSTERHDGTNENPSITVRNFSICHTSFPFEPLRDITQLHYPYWPDFGTTSQPTHLLYLIEQCNKVIRATSNSSFSSQQAEPKGQRPVLVHCSAGCGRTGTFCTVDSVLDMLKRQRAQAAGGGGLDHNPIGSSEWMGDFNLDLIAKTVEDFRRQRPSMVQNLSQYALCYESVLEWLASEMN
- a CDS encoding Cytochrome c oxidase assembly protein COX16; this encodes MPVFQSKTFRRAATESSSLGERLGAFYRARLARHPFILFGLPFMAVIVAGSFALTPAAALRYERYDRKVKQLSQDEAFDLGLKGPDGEEGIKRNPRRRIVGDEKEEYYRLMAKDLDQWEQKRVERFKGEPDGRL
- a CDS encoding cyclin-dependent protein kinase regulator pho80, which codes for MRFLQTILGAVSLLISVTNASLSTDILYWPLGSPQPSVLARVSYDPASLKADVVSYHPPRENQSDSLVRVGVYTSSSTDKKQWVGSLVSLSSLSASEQPTFRLHLGPANEVYTVSLSVSSTSAQSSTSGPRIDLVSNESGTQPRLNRPVVVGPDGQTPEQPEEKSLFQKYWWVLLIITFISMSGGGGE